A genome region from Luteitalea sp. includes the following:
- a CDS encoding tetratricopeptide repeat protein yields MEESPTPIPEVTVEEAVSLAIRLQKNQQLAEAAELYRRILELVPDYPNALHYSGVLAHQQGRSDEGISLIERSLTLEPGQADWYSNLGIVLQDRSKLDDAIVAYQRAIALDPNHANAHNNLGVLLRAQGRPVEAETAYRTAIRLNPDRIDAYTNLGILLTGQKRMQEAVACFCKVITLRPKHPEARRLLALAHCTIGEVDKAVKIFEDWLDEEPEEPIARHMLAACSGQGVPARASDGFIEKIFDSFAASFDSKLTKLSYRAPALVAAMLADLTQAPKSLDVLDAGCGTGLCGPLVAPFARRLVGVDLSAGMLAQAKEKHVYDDLVKSELTAYLREHKEAFDVILSADTLVYFGTLEEIVAVAAAALRSNGLLIFTLEEATDGESTKDYRLAPHG; encoded by the coding sequence ATGGAAGAGTCTCCGACACCAATACCCGAAGTCACCGTCGAGGAGGCGGTGTCACTTGCCATTCGGCTGCAGAAGAATCAACAGTTGGCCGAGGCGGCCGAGCTCTATCGCCGGATTCTCGAGCTCGTTCCCGATTATCCAAACGCCTTGCACTACTCGGGTGTGCTCGCCCACCAGCAGGGACGAAGTGACGAGGGGATCTCCCTGATCGAGAGAAGCCTCACGCTCGAGCCGGGTCAGGCGGATTGGTACAGCAACCTGGGCATCGTTCTCCAGGATCGAAGCAAGCTGGACGACGCCATCGTCGCCTATCAGCGCGCGATTGCGCTCGATCCGAATCATGCCAATGCGCACAACAATCTCGGAGTGCTGCTGCGCGCGCAGGGCAGACCCGTCGAAGCCGAAACGGCCTATCGAACCGCCATTCGCCTCAATCCGGACCGCATTGATGCGTACACCAACCTGGGCATTCTGCTGACGGGACAAAAGCGAATGCAGGAGGCGGTGGCCTGCTTCTGCAAGGTCATCACGCTCAGGCCGAAGCACCCGGAAGCTCGAAGACTCCTGGCGCTGGCGCACTGCACCATCGGCGAGGTCGATAAGGCGGTGAAGATCTTCGAAGACTGGCTCGATGAGGAGCCCGAGGAACCGATCGCGCGGCACATGCTCGCGGCCTGCTCGGGTCAGGGTGTTCCAGCACGCGCGTCGGATGGCTTCATCGAAAAGATCTTCGACAGTTTCGCCGCATCCTTCGATTCCAAGCTCACCAAGTTGTCATACCGCGCCCCGGCGCTGGTTGCCGCGATGCTGGCGGATCTGACCCAAGCGCCGAAAAGCCTCGATGTGCTCGACGCCGGGTGCGGCACCGGGCTCTGCGGCCCGCTCGTCGCTCCCTTCGCACGGCGCCTCGTCGGCGTCGACCTGTCTGCCGGTATGCTGGCTCAGGCGAAAGAAAAGCACGTCTATGACGACCTGGTCAAGAGCGAGTTGACCGCATATCTCCGGGAGCACAAAGAGGCGTTCGATGTCATCCTGTCAGCCGACACGCTGGTCTATTTCGGTACCCTGGAAGAGATCGTCGCCGTTGCCGCGGCCGCCCTGCGATCCAACGGGTTACTGATCTTTACCCTCGAGGAAGCGACTGACGGCGAGTCCACGAAAGACTATCGCCTCGCGCCGCATGG
- the tssH gene encoding type VI secretion system ATPase TssH: MSEISRTALFGKLNRLAYKAIEGATTFCKLRGNPYVELVHWVQQILQTPDSDLHRIARHFEIDPSRLAEDMTDTLDRLPRGATSISDLSTHVENAVERGWVYATLMFGDMQVRTGHLIVGILKTPSLRNALIGISRQFEKVKLDTLTEEFARIVHGSPEDMQEAADGSSLAAPGEASHAMAPAQMGKQEALKRFATDLTDRARKGQIDPVSGRDEEIRQIVDILMRRRQNNPILTGEAGVGKTAVVEGFAARVAQGDVPPPLQNVSVHTLDIGLLQAGASMKGEFEDRLRHVIEDVQSSPKPIILFVDEAHTLIGAGGSAGTGDAANLLKPALARGTLRTIAATTWAEYKKYIEKDPALTRRFQVVQVAEPSEEKAILMVRGVASILEKHHRVQVLDEALEAAVRLSHRYIPARQLPDKAVSLLDTVCARVAISQHAVPPQLEDCRRTIEALQIELGIIGREEAIGVDAADRRMVCEEKLVAAETRCAELEQQWQAERELVDRILAVRAKLRKGAERVEGTGSTLEQAAQAQRESGLPSRSSPEASEGWPAVDTVGSAARAARSEGSLDPSPLDPAQAPPGSLSAAVPEPRETLLAELADLQAKLTTLQGESPLILPSVDEQAVASVVQDWTGVPVGRMVKNEIETLLNLAETLNQRVLGQRHALDMIARRIHTSRAKLDNPNKPIGVFMLCGPSGVGKTETALTLAEALYGGEQNVITINMSEFQEKHTVSTLKGSPPGYVGYGEGGILTEAVRRRPYSVVLLDEIEKAHPDVHELFFQVFDKGWMEDAEGRHIDFKNTIVLLTSNVGTDLIMSMCKDPELMPDPEGIAKGLREPLLKRFPAALLGRLVVIPYHPLSDEMLANIVRLQLGRIAKRVGDQHKIPFDYDEQAVTLIVSRCTEVESGGRMIDAILTNTVLPAISHEFLTRTMAGSALNRVRLAVADGNFAYQFD, encoded by the coding sequence ATGAGCGAAATCAGTCGCACGGCGTTGTTTGGCAAGCTCAATCGCCTCGCGTACAAGGCCATCGAGGGCGCCACGACCTTCTGTAAGCTGCGTGGGAATCCGTACGTCGAGTTGGTGCACTGGGTCCAGCAGATCCTGCAGACACCGGACTCGGACCTCCATCGGATTGCCCGGCATTTCGAGATCGATCCCTCACGACTGGCCGAGGACATGACCGACACGTTGGACCGTCTGCCGCGGGGCGCGACATCGATTTCCGATCTCTCGACGCACGTCGAGAATGCCGTTGAGCGCGGTTGGGTGTATGCAACCCTGATGTTCGGCGACATGCAGGTGCGCACGGGTCATTTGATCGTCGGGATACTCAAGACACCCTCCCTGCGGAATGCGTTGATCGGCATCTCACGGCAGTTCGAGAAAGTGAAGCTCGACACGTTGACGGAAGAGTTCGCGCGGATAGTCCACGGCTCACCCGAAGACATGCAGGAGGCAGCCGATGGCTCGTCGCTGGCGGCACCCGGCGAAGCGAGCCATGCGATGGCACCCGCGCAAATGGGCAAGCAAGAGGCGCTCAAGCGATTTGCGACGGACTTGACCGACCGGGCGCGCAAAGGCCAGATCGATCCTGTGAGCGGTCGCGACGAGGAGATCCGGCAAATCGTCGATATCCTGATGCGCCGGCGACAGAACAATCCAATCTTGACGGGAGAAGCGGGTGTCGGGAAGACCGCGGTCGTCGAAGGCTTTGCCGCGCGCGTGGCCCAAGGCGACGTGCCGCCGCCGCTGCAGAATGTCTCCGTCCACACGCTCGACATCGGGCTCCTACAGGCCGGGGCGAGTATGAAGGGAGAATTCGAGGACCGCTTGCGCCACGTGATTGAGGACGTGCAGTCGTCACCCAAGCCGATCATCTTGTTCGTCGACGAAGCGCATACGCTGATTGGTGCAGGAGGCTCGGCGGGCACGGGAGACGCGGCGAACCTGCTCAAGCCGGCCCTGGCGCGAGGCACCTTGCGCACCATCGCCGCCACGACCTGGGCCGAATACAAGAAATACATTGAAAAAGACCCCGCGCTCACGCGTCGGTTTCAGGTGGTGCAGGTGGCCGAGCCCAGCGAGGAGAAAGCCATTCTGATGGTGCGTGGGGTCGCATCGATACTCGAGAAGCACCACCGAGTGCAGGTGCTCGACGAGGCGCTCGAAGCGGCGGTCCGTCTGTCGCATCGCTACATTCCGGCGCGTCAGCTGCCCGATAAAGCGGTGAGCCTCCTCGACACCGTCTGCGCACGCGTGGCCATCAGTCAGCATGCCGTCCCGCCGCAACTCGAAGACTGTCGGCGAACGATTGAGGCGTTGCAGATCGAGTTGGGCATCATTGGACGCGAAGAGGCCATTGGCGTCGACGCCGCCGACCGTCGGATGGTCTGCGAGGAAAAGCTCGTAGCTGCTGAGACTCGGTGTGCTGAGTTGGAACAGCAATGGCAGGCGGAGCGCGAGCTGGTGGATCGAATCCTTGCCGTTCGCGCGAAGCTGCGAAAAGGAGCCGAGCGCGTGGAAGGGACGGGAAGCACGCTCGAGCAGGCTGCCCAGGCGCAACGCGAATCAGGCTTGCCTAGCCGTAGCTCGCCGGAGGCGAGCGAAGGCTGGCCGGCCGTTGACACCGTGGGATCAGCAGCTAGAGCAGCACGTAGCGAGGGGTCTTTAGACCCCTCGCCTTTGGACCCCGCGCAGGCGCCACCTGGAAGCCTCTCGGCGGCGGTGCCGGAGCCGCGTGAGACACTGCTCGCCGAGCTTGCCGACCTCCAAGCGAAGCTGACGACGCTGCAAGGCGAATCCCCGCTCATTCTGCCAAGCGTCGATGAGCAGGCGGTCGCGTCCGTCGTGCAGGACTGGACAGGCGTGCCGGTCGGACGGATGGTCAAGAACGAGATCGAGACGCTGCTGAATCTCGCGGAAACCCTCAACCAGCGCGTGCTCGGGCAGCGGCATGCGCTCGACATGATCGCGCGTCGCATCCATACCTCGCGCGCAAAGCTCGACAACCCGAACAAGCCGATTGGTGTCTTCATGCTCTGCGGTCCGTCCGGGGTGGGCAAGACCGAGACCGCCTTGACGCTGGCCGAGGCGCTGTACGGTGGCGAGCAGAACGTCATCACCATCAACATGAGCGAGTTCCAGGAGAAGCACACCGTCTCGACGCTCAAGGGCTCACCGCCAGGCTATGTAGGTTACGGCGAAGGCGGCATCCTCACGGAAGCGGTCCGGCGGCGTCCTTACAGCGTTGTCCTCCTGGACGAGATCGAGAAAGCACACCCTGACGTGCACGAGCTCTTCTTTCAGGTCTTCGACAAAGGCTGGATGGAGGACGCCGAAGGGCGGCACATCGATTTCAAGAACACGATTGTTCTGCTGACCTCGAACGTCGGGACCGATCTCATCATGAGCATGTGCAAGGATCCGGAGCTCATGCCCGATCCTGAAGGCATCGCCAAAGGCTTACGTGAGCCGCTCTTGAAGAGATTCCCGGCGGCGTTGCTCGGTAGGTTGGTCGTGATTCCGTATCATCCGCTGAGCGACGAGATGCTGGCCAATATCGTTCGCTTACAGCTCGGCCGCATTGCAAAGCGCGTCGGCGATCAGCACAAGATCCCGTTCGACTACGACGAGCAGGCCGTCACCCTCATCGTCAGCCGGTGCACCGAGGTGGAGAGCGGTGGGCGCATGATCGATGCGATACTCACGAATACCGTGTTGCCTGCCATCAGCCACGAGTTTCTGACGCGGACAATGGCGGGGTCGGCACTGAACCGCGTGCGTCTCGCGGTGGCGGACGGAAACTTCGCGTATCAGTTTGATTGA
- the tssG gene encoding type VI secretion system baseplate subunit TssG: MDATLGRQANALSLFARLAEAPYDYDFYQTLRRLECLYAEKPRWGRALRPLDEPVRLGQEPDLSFAPAPLASFEMGRDGRPPRLQVRLFGLLGPNGPLPLHLTEYARERLRHAGDPTFSRFLDLFHHRFLALFYRAWAQAQPHVQRDRPDEDRFAAFVGAFAGVSPAPFRNRDAVPDLAKLFHVGALVRQVRNAEGLGAILQHFFRVPVRIEEFVGHWMSLGAGERTRLGADGATLGTGAVVGRAVWDRQHKFRIHLGPLALAQYESFLPDKGGPVSPKPQRGEGGPLRQLVDWVRMYLCFELDWDVRLCLDKHEVPPLKLGGRGQLGWTTWLGQRRTETDADELCLDAESVVNRSRP, from the coding sequence ATGGATGCCACATTGGGGCGCCAGGCCAACGCTTTGAGCCTGTTCGCGCGGTTGGCGGAAGCGCCGTACGATTACGATTTCTATCAGACGCTGCGGCGATTGGAATGCCTGTACGCTGAAAAGCCCCGCTGGGGTCGAGCGTTGCGTCCACTCGATGAGCCGGTGCGTCTGGGGCAAGAACCGGACCTATCGTTTGCGCCCGCGCCGCTGGCGTCATTCGAGATGGGGCGCGATGGACGACCGCCGCGCCTTCAGGTGAGACTGTTCGGTCTCCTTGGCCCCAACGGCCCGTTACCGCTCCATCTCACGGAATATGCCCGGGAACGCCTTCGGCACGCGGGCGATCCGACGTTCAGCCGGTTTCTCGATCTCTTCCATCATCGCTTCCTCGCGCTGTTCTATCGAGCATGGGCGCAAGCCCAGCCGCATGTTCAGCGCGATCGGCCCGACGAGGACCGCTTTGCCGCATTTGTCGGGGCGTTCGCCGGCGTGTCACCTGCGCCCTTCCGCAATCGCGACGCCGTGCCCGACCTCGCCAAGCTCTTTCACGTGGGCGCGCTCGTTCGTCAGGTGCGAAACGCGGAGGGCCTGGGCGCCATTCTCCAGCATTTCTTCCGTGTTCCGGTGCGGATCGAAGAGTTCGTCGGGCATTGGATGTCCTTGGGCGCGGGTGAGCGCACGCGTCTCGGGGCTGACGGCGCGACCCTTGGCACAGGAGCGGTTGTCGGCCGCGCGGTCTGGGATCGTCAGCACAAGTTTCGGATTCATCTCGGACCGCTCGCACTGGCGCAATACGAGAGTTTCCTGCCTGACAAGGGCGGACCTGTCTCGCCGAAGCCGCAACGCGGCGAAGGCGGACCCCTCCGCCAACTGGTGGACTGGGTCAGGATGTATCTCTGCTTCGAGCTGGATTGGGACGTTCGCCTGTGCCTCGACAAGCACGAGGTCCCGCCGCTGAAGCTCGGCGGACGTGGACAACTTGGATGGACGACCTGGCTCGGCCAGCGGCGCACCGAGACCGATGCCGATGAGCTGTGCCTGGATGCAGAAAGTGTCGTTAACCGGTCACGACCATGA
- the tssF gene encoding type VI secretion system baseplate subunit TssF, whose amino-acid sequence MDPRLLRHYNLELQHLREMGAEFAQQFPKIAARLGMHGLEVADPYVERLLEGVGFLAARVQLKLDAEFPRFTQALLEVVYPHYLAPTPSMLVAELQPDTSEPSLATGARTVPRGATMHSVLAPEDVTACEFRTAHDVTLWPLEIISASYFSFAPDLPLNRLPIAQRIKGGLRIRLRTTDGITFSQMPLDRLSFYLTGRDDVANQLYELCLAAGLGVLVRPPKGPPASPKLRSSEGGLEFLASSTIRPVGFDDREALLPVTLRSFQGYRLLQEYFAFPQRFRFFELTGLGRGVRQVEGNEIELVILLSRGDPDLESVVDASNFKLFCTPAVNLFPKSRIDRIHVTDSTHEFHVVADRTRPLDFEIYEVTEVIGHGAGTDSEQRFLPFYEAYSTDDEHHRAAYFTTRREPRLVPPEQRYRARSSYIGSEVFLGLVDSAQAPYSADLRQLSIQGLCTNRDLPLQMSVGIGKSDFSLNIAAPVSTIRVISGPSRPYPALADGAVAWRAISHLSLNYLSLVNSTPQEGATALRDMLELYAATADASARRQIEGLRSVRVGRVVRRLPTRGPLAFGRGLEITVEVDELAFEGGSAYLLGAVLDQFFARYASINSVTETVLRSQSRGEISRWMPHWGARPTL is encoded by the coding sequence ATGGACCCCCGTCTACTTCGGCACTACAATCTCGAGCTGCAGCATCTGCGCGAGATGGGCGCAGAGTTCGCCCAGCAATTCCCGAAGATCGCCGCCAGGCTCGGAATGCACGGGCTGGAGGTCGCCGACCCGTACGTCGAGCGGCTCCTCGAAGGGGTCGGGTTCCTGGCCGCGCGTGTTCAGCTCAAGCTCGACGCCGAGTTCCCGCGCTTCACTCAGGCCCTGCTCGAGGTCGTCTACCCGCACTACCTCGCGCCGACACCGTCGATGCTCGTGGCCGAGCTCCAGCCCGATACGAGTGAGCCCAGCCTCGCAACCGGTGCGCGGACGGTCCCGCGCGGCGCCACCATGCACTCGGTGCTTGCACCCGAGGACGTGACAGCGTGTGAGTTTCGCACGGCGCACGACGTCACCCTGTGGCCACTCGAGATCATCTCGGCAAGTTATTTCTCCTTTGCCCCCGATCTCCCGCTCAACCGGCTCCCGATCGCGCAACGCATCAAAGGTGGCCTCCGCATCCGGCTCAGAACGACAGACGGCATCACCTTCTCCCAGATGCCCCTCGACCGGCTCAGTTTCTATCTGACCGGACGCGACGATGTGGCGAACCAGCTGTATGAGTTGTGTCTCGCCGCCGGTCTCGGCGTGCTGGTGCGCCCGCCGAAGGGCCCGCCTGCCTCGCCGAAGCTGCGGAGCAGCGAAGGCGGGCTGGAGTTCCTCGCTTCCTCGACCATTCGGCCGGTCGGATTCGACGATCGTGAAGCGCTGTTGCCGGTGACATTGCGCTCGTTTCAAGGCTATCGGCTGCTGCAGGAGTACTTCGCGTTCCCGCAGCGCTTTCGCTTCTTCGAGCTGACGGGCCTCGGACGAGGGGTACGACAGGTCGAGGGAAACGAGATCGAGCTCGTGATCTTGCTCAGCCGTGGGGATCCGGATCTCGAGAGCGTGGTGGACGCCTCGAATTTCAAGCTGTTCTGCACACCGGCCGTCAACCTCTTTCCGAAGTCGCGCATCGACCGCATTCACGTCACCGATTCCACGCACGAGTTTCACGTCGTCGCGGATCGCACCAGACCCCTGGATTTCGAGATCTACGAGGTGACCGAGGTCATCGGCCATGGCGCCGGCACTGACAGCGAGCAGCGGTTTCTCCCGTTCTACGAGGCCTACAGCACGGACGACGAACATCACCGAGCCGCGTATTTCACGACGCGCCGTGAGCCCCGGCTGGTCCCGCCGGAACAGCGCTACCGCGCGCGCTCCAGCTACATCGGCAGTGAGGTCTTTCTCGGGCTCGTGGATTCCGCTCAGGCCCCGTACAGCGCCGATTTGCGGCAGCTCTCGATTCAAGGGCTCTGCACCAATCGGGACCTGCCGCTGCAGATGTCCGTCGGTATCGGCAAGAGCGACTTCTCGTTGAACATCGCTGCGCCGGTCTCGACGATTCGCGTCATCAGCGGACCCAGTCGTCCGTACCCCGCCTTGGCCGATGGCGCCGTCGCCTGGCGCGCCATCAGTCATCTATCGCTCAACTATCTCTCGCTCGTGAACTCCACGCCACAGGAAGGCGCGACGGCGCTGCGCGATATGCTGGAGCTCTACGCGGCCACGGCTGATGCGAGCGCCAGACGGCAGATCGAGGGACTCAGATCTGTCCGAGTGGGGCGTGTGGTGCGGAGGCTGCCGACACGCGGCCCACTCGCGTTCGGCCGCGGCCTCGAGATCACGGTGGAGGTCGACGAGCTGGCCTTCGAGGGCGGGAGCGCCTATCTCCTGGGGGCGGTGCTCGATCAGTTCTTCGCGCGCTACGCGTCGATCAACTCCGTCACGGAGACCGTCTTGCGATCGCAAAGTCGGGGTGAGATCAGCCGATGGATGCCACATTGGGGCGCCAGGCCAACGCTTTGA
- the tssE gene encoding type VI secretion system baseplate subunit TssE, with amino-acid sequence MADRRTPEERLQPVLLDRLTDDEPEKKLEPREQRVVSKSRMRQAVLRDLAWLFNATRLEAEAGLAGAPYARRSVMFFGLPALSGKTASSLDVSEIERAIRQSVLDFEPRILPSTLQVRALDVDQLEHHNIIGVEIYGHLWAQPVPVELLVRTEIDLETGEVQIADLASRIK; translated from the coding sequence ATGGCTGATCGGCGCACACCGGAGGAACGGCTCCAACCGGTACTGCTCGACCGACTGACCGATGACGAGCCAGAGAAGAAGCTGGAGCCGCGCGAGCAGCGTGTCGTCTCGAAGAGCCGCATGCGACAAGCGGTGCTGCGCGATCTCGCCTGGCTCTTCAACGCCACGCGTCTCGAGGCCGAAGCGGGTCTCGCGGGCGCACCCTACGCACGGCGGTCCGTGATGTTCTTCGGACTGCCGGCGCTCTCTGGAAAGACGGCGTCCTCGCTCGATGTGAGCGAGATCGAGCGAGCCATTCGTCAATCCGTCCTGGACTTCGAGCCGCGTATCCTGCCGAGCACGTTGCAGGTGAGAGCGCTCGACGTCGATCAGCTCGAGCATCACAACATCATCGGGGTCGAGATTTACGGCCACCTCTGGGCGCAGCCGGTGCCGGTGGAACTGCTCGTACGAACCGAGATCGATCTCGAAACTGGCGAGGTGCAGATCGCCGATCTCGCATCGCGCATCAAGTGA
- a CDS encoding virulence protein SciE type, translating into MSLAAAAEQSIKNGDPVAALAQLQEEVRAKPAEAKLRIFLFQLLCVLGQWERALNQLTVASSLDPIALAMAQMYGEAVRCEAIRRDVFDGKKSPMVLGEPEQWLALLIESRLLAGRGEQAHAEALRARAFDEADASGGTINGQPFSWIADADSRLGPVLEALINGRYYWVPFSRLSQIDIEAPEDLRDMVWMPAHLQFENGGESVALIPSRYPGSEASTDGLVALARKTVWEEMADGGHHGLGQRIITTDADEMPLMDIRRIVISGEADVSRRPVSPNSRSDEGGSGAKADG; encoded by the coding sequence ATGAGCCTCGCCGCCGCGGCCGAACAGAGCATCAAGAACGGGGACCCTGTCGCGGCGCTCGCCCAACTGCAAGAAGAGGTGCGCGCCAAGCCAGCCGAGGCCAAGCTGCGGATCTTTCTCTTTCAATTGCTCTGCGTGCTCGGGCAATGGGAGCGCGCGCTGAACCAGCTCACCGTCGCATCGAGCCTCGATCCGATTGCCTTGGCGATGGCACAGATGTACGGCGAGGCGGTACGCTGTGAGGCCATTCGACGCGACGTCTTCGATGGCAAGAAATCGCCGATGGTGCTCGGCGAGCCGGAGCAGTGGCTCGCGCTGTTGATCGAGTCGCGCCTGCTCGCGGGCCGGGGTGAGCAGGCGCACGCCGAGGCGCTGCGCGCCCGCGCCTTCGATGAGGCCGACGCCTCGGGCGGCACCATCAATGGACAGCCGTTCTCCTGGATTGCCGATGCGGATTCCCGGCTGGGCCCCGTCCTGGAAGCTCTGATCAACGGGCGATATTACTGGGTGCCCTTCTCCCGTCTGAGCCAGATCGATATCGAGGCCCCGGAGGATCTGCGGGACATGGTCTGGATGCCCGCCCATCTCCAGTTCGAGAACGGAGGCGAGTCGGTGGCGCTGATTCCGAGCCGGTATCCCGGATCAGAGGCGTCAACAGATGGCCTGGTCGCGCTTGCGCGGAAAACGGTGTGGGAAGAAATGGCCGACGGCGGGCACCACGGTCTCGGTCAACGCATCATCACAACGGATGCCGACGAGATGCCGCTCATGGACATCCGCAGGATCGTGATCAGCGGCGAAGCGGACGTGTCTCGCCGACCTGTCTCGCCGAACTCGCGAAGCGACGAAGGCGGAAGCGGAGCGAAGGCGGATGGCTGA
- a CDS encoding Hcp1 family type VI secretion system effector produces MAISDAKFPSSPIGAGAGDMFLKVKGIKGESQDQAHGGEIDVVRWSWGMQANTALGGGGASGKATVQELKIVKRVDSASTALMLALRRNQVIPEAVLTLRKAGGIQHEFLKITIKQGHVTSLNIEAGDTGGRPEPFEHVSFSFNEIAVEYTGQGNDGQPLGSMAFEDRFGTL; encoded by the coding sequence ATGGCGATCAGTGACGCGAAATTCCCGAGTTCCCCAATAGGGGCCGGCGCCGGCGACATGTTCCTCAAGGTCAAGGGGATCAAGGGGGAGTCGCAGGACCAGGCGCACGGCGGCGAGATCGACGTCGTGCGTTGGTCGTGGGGCATGCAGGCCAACACCGCCCTTGGTGGCGGAGGCGCATCGGGGAAGGCCACCGTCCAGGAGCTGAAGATCGTCAAGCGGGTCGATAGCGCCTCGACCGCCTTGATGCTCGCGTTACGGCGGAATCAGGTGATTCCCGAAGCGGTGCTCACCCTGCGCAAGGCGGGCGGGATCCAGCACGAATTTCTGAAGATCACCATCAAGCAAGGGCACGTCACGTCACTCAATATCGAGGCCGGCGACACGGGCGGCAGACCGGAGCCCTTCGAGCACGTCAGCTTCTCGTTCAACGAGATCGCCGTCGAGTACACCGGCCAAGGGAACGATGGACAGCCTCTTGGCAGCATGGCATTCGAAGATCGATTTGGCACCCTATGA
- the hcp gene encoding type VI secretion system tube protein Hcp — MAADIFLKIGDIKGESTDSKHKDEIELLAWSWGVTQSGSMAAGGGGGTGKASFSDFSFTHFVDKASPTLLKACATGEHIKEATLTARKAGKVQEEFLIYKMEDVLITGVTPSGNGSDGGLVENVSFQFAKVDLEYKGQKADGSLDAGIKFKYDIKANKEG; from the coding sequence ATGGCAGCAGATATCTTTCTAAAGATTGGCGACATCAAGGGCGAATCGACCGACAGCAAACACAAAGACGAAATCGAGCTCCTCGCATGGTCGTGGGGCGTAACGCAGAGCGGTTCCATGGCCGCCGGTGGCGGCGGCGGTACGGGCAAAGCGAGCTTCAGCGACTTCTCGTTCACCCACTTCGTCGACAAGGCGTCACCGACTCTTCTAAAAGCGTGCGCGACTGGTGAGCACATCAAAGAGGCGACCCTCACCGCGCGGAAGGCAGGCAAGGTCCAGGAGGAGTTCCTCATCTACAAGATGGAGGACGTCCTCATCACCGGCGTGACGCCCTCGGGCAACGGCAGCGATGGTGGCCTGGTGGAGAACGTCTCGTTTCAGTTCGCAAAGGTGGACCTGGAATACAAGGGGCAGAAAGCCGATGGATCGCTCGATGCTGGGATCAAGTTCAAGTATGACATCAAGGCTAACAAAGAAGGATAG